The Longimicrobiales bacterium genome has a segment encoding these proteins:
- the nuoH gene encoding NADH-quinone oxidoreductase subunit NuoH, producing the protein MDFVPIHGELDLGFVAIPWALLAMTAKTTGIFTVLMLVVAYTTLAERKVSAWIQDRNGPNRVGPFGLLQPIADGIKNFLKEETLPATASRAFFVLAPILVLFPSLVTFAVIPIAAPLPTPVGVVDMIVADVPIGILYILAFSSLAVYGVVLGGWASNNKYAFLGGLRASAQMVSYEVALGLSLITVLMLSGNVTLTEIIWQQQQLGMWYAFPLSLAFLLFVISAFAETNRLPFDMPEAESELVTGYHTEYSAMKFSAFMISEFGHMVTASALMATLFLGGWDIPFWTGDNMFWHQGQLISGFAADGSTILATPAIWKTLLTLAAFAVKTGFFLVLYIWIRWTLPRFRYDQVMALGWKVMLPTSLAYVMLMAGTILTLDEIGMAFGFVYGLALTAVSLACTIGFVFYLDRGRIITGAAALHAQKVEIKTISQPAPAGD; encoded by the coding sequence ATGGATTTTGTGCCCATCCACGGCGAACTCGACCTCGGCTTTGTGGCGATACCGTGGGCGCTTCTCGCTATGACAGCCAAGACCACCGGCATCTTCACGGTCTTGATGCTGGTCGTTGCCTACACGACGCTCGCAGAGCGAAAGGTGTCAGCCTGGATCCAGGACCGTAATGGTCCCAACCGTGTCGGACCGTTCGGGCTGCTTCAGCCGATTGCGGACGGTATCAAAAACTTCTTGAAGGAAGAGACGCTGCCGGCCACGGCGTCGAGGGCGTTCTTTGTGCTCGCGCCGATCTTGGTGCTCTTTCCTTCGCTGGTGACGTTTGCGGTGATCCCGATCGCGGCGCCGCTCCCGACGCCCGTGGGCGTGGTCGACATGATCGTTGCCGATGTGCCGATCGGTATTCTCTACATCCTCGCTTTCAGCTCTCTTGCCGTGTACGGCGTGGTTCTGGGAGGTTGGGCCTCGAACAACAAATACGCCTTCCTGGGTGGGCTGCGTGCCTCTGCTCAGATGGTGAGTTACGAGGTTGCCCTCGGTCTGTCGTTGATCACGGTCTTGATGCTCTCGGGGAACGTGACGCTCACCGAGATCATCTGGCAGCAGCAGCAACTAGGAATGTGGTATGCGTTCCCGCTGTCGCTCGCCTTTCTACTCTTCGTGATTTCCGCGTTCGCCGAGACGAACCGCCTTCCGTTCGATATGCCTGAAGCAGAATCGGAGTTGGTGACGGGTTACCACACCGAGTACTCGGCCATGAAGTTCTCCGCTTTTATGATCTCGGAGTTCGGGCACATGGTGACTGCCTCTGCGCTCATGGCGACGCTCTTCTTGGGCGGGTGGGACATCCCGTTCTGGACCGGGGACAACATGTTCTGGCACCAAGGACAGCTCATCAGTGGCTTCGCTGCCGACGGGAGCACAATCCTCGCCACTCCGGCTATTTGGAAGACGTTACTCACCCTCGCTGCGTTCGCCGTGAAGACCGGGTTCTTCCTAGTCCTCTATATCTGGATCCGCTGGACGCTCCCACGCTTCCGCTACGACCAGGTTATGGCACTCGGGTGGAAGGTGATGCTGCCGACTTCACTTGCCTACGTCATGCTGATGGCAGGAACGATCCTCACGCTCGATGAGATCGGGATGGCATTTGGCTTCGTATACGGCCTTGCTCTGACAGCGGTCAGTTTGGCCTGTACGATCGGATTCGTGTTCTACCTGGACCGCGGCCGGATCATCACCGGTGCCGCTGCCCTCCATGCACAAAAAGTCGAGATCAAGACCATTTCTCAGCCCGCTCCGGCGGGGGATTAA
- a CDS encoding NADH-quinone oxidoreductase subunit I, with amino-acid sequence MAISVKVMHRPEPETTSYLRAALSGMALTFKHMISPTSVTQQYPEEETDLSPRWRGTHRMEVHADGRPKCVACGLCPTVCPANCIKLVGGEDDQGNRYPIVYEIDEFRCIFCGMCQEVCPVEAIHVGRHFENAEYTRDRFVYDLDRLMEQDHPTTLLWDPSDPRSE; translated from the coding sequence ATGGCGATTTCAGTAAAAGTCATGCACCGACCGGAGCCGGAGACTACCTCCTACCTCCGCGCCGCATTGAGCGGCATGGCGCTGACATTCAAGCACATGATCAGTCCGACGAGTGTCACGCAGCAGTACCCCGAGGAGGAGACTGATCTGAGCCCTCGGTGGCGCGGCACACATCGCATGGAGGTCCATGCAGACGGTCGTCCGAAGTGTGTGGCGTGCGGGCTGTGCCCCACGGTCTGCCCCGCAAATTGCATCAAACTTGTCGGTGGAGAGGACGACCAAGGGAATCGTTACCCGATCGTCTATGAGATCGACGAGTTCCGCTGCATTTTTTGCGGGATGTGCCAAGAGGTATGTCCTGTGGAAGCGATCCACGTAGGCCGGCACTTCGAAAACGCCGAATACACTAGAGACCGGTTCGTGTACGACCTGGACCGGTTAATGGAGCAAGACCATCCGACCACTCTCTTGTGGGATCCGTCCGATCCGAGGAGCGAATAG
- a CDS encoding NADH-quinone oxidoreductase subunit J: protein MVDILFYVFGFVAVGGALGVVLAKSPVGSLLFMVTTLASMAGTFVLLEAHFLAAIQIIVYAGAIMVLFLFVIMLLNLGHDYERDLKGGVFSIISFATVGAMAGVLQRQFRGAALPDAITTGGASIDAALAEFGVVGAIAEPLYTTYVVAFEITGILLLVAIVGALVLAKRSPA from the coding sequence GTGGTCGACATCCTCTTCTACGTCTTTGGGTTCGTCGCGGTCGGCGGCGCCTTGGGCGTCGTCTTGGCGAAGAGCCCGGTGGGTTCGCTCCTCTTCATGGTGACGACACTGGCCAGTATGGCCGGGACGTTCGTTCTCCTTGAGGCGCATTTCCTCGCTGCGATCCAGATCATCGTCTACGCAGGCGCGATCATGGTGCTCTTCCTCTTCGTCATCATGCTCCTGAACTTGGGGCACGACTACGAGAGGGATCTCAAAGGCGGCGTCTTCTCGATCATCTCGTTCGCCACGGTGGGCGCGATGGCGGGTGTGCTTCAGCGTCAATTTCGCGGGGCTGCACTCCCGGACGCGATCACCACCGGGGGCGCGTCCATCGATGCTGCGCTCGCGGAATTCGGTGTCGTTGGCGCGATCGCTGAGCCGCTCTACACGACTTATGTGGTCGCATTCGAGATCACGGGAATCCTGCTCCTCGTGGCGATCGTCGGCGCGCTCGTTCTGGCCAAGAGGAGTCCGGCATGA
- the nuoK gene encoding NADH-quinone oxidoreductase subunit NuoK, whose product MIAQALVLSAILFMIGTAGVLIRRNAIIMFLCIELQLNAVNLAFVAFSRLHGIEGQLFVFFVMTVAAAEAAVGLAIIISIFRHYETVNVDNFKLLRW is encoded by the coding sequence ATGATCGCGCAAGCGCTGGTGCTCAGCGCGATCCTGTTCATGATCGGTACCGCCGGTGTGCTCATCCGCCGCAACGCGATCATCATGTTCCTGTGCATCGAGCTCCAGCTCAACGCAGTGAACCTGGCCTTCGTGGCGTTCTCGAGACTCCACGGTATAGAAGGCCAACTCTTCGTCTTCTTTGTGATGACGGTCGCGGCCGCTGAGGCGGCCGTCGGGTTGGCCATCATTATCTCGATCTTCAGGCATTACGAGACGGTGAACGTAGACAATTTCAAACTGCTGAGGTGGTAG
- the nuoL gene encoding NADH-quinone oxidoreductase subunit L yields MYASLAALLGQGGAPAAEGAAHFEPFFPGMIILLPLLGFVLNGLLAIRHGMASAVAVRAGAELDLDEGGRPATHTLPSLIGPGVMLLAFILTLVNFIRMLGAHLEEPVVISYWTWMSTGTFAVDAAIQLDQLSMIMMMVVTGVGFLIHVFSVGYMKEDAGYPRYFAYLNLFVFFMLTLVMGASYPLMFVGWEGVGLCSYLLIGFWFADREKSDAGKKAFIVNRIGDVGFLVAMFLLYKTFGTLDFVPLFHDAETLVYGGGLVTAITLFFFLGAAGKSAQMPLYVWLPDAMAGPTPVSALIHAATMVTAGVYLVARSSVYFALSPVASATVAGVGVLTALFAATIALKQNDIKKVLAYSTISQLGYMFVGVGVGAYAAGVFHLMTHAFFKALLFMGAGAVIHSMHKAYHTTHNHEDAQDMRNMGGLKKHMPITWITMWVATLAIAGIWPFAGFFSKDEIIWQIGAFGGAANAPYPALYTVYWIIALAAAMLTAFYMTRMMVMTFHGTNRTGEEEVKNLHEAPVVMWVPLAILAVLSLVGGWINVPPAIRESFLGLGPLTSEWLHHWLEPITAQAMHIQEANLGELSHSAPFGGGEVMWAIISTVLAMTVVFASVRFVGGQKVVPAKDSPEPAGFSKVLLNKYYVDEFYDRFIVQPIIRMSRFCWRVIDAGIIDGIVNGVGWTARGTGFVASMLQTGTVNTYAFILTVGVLVILGVSIF; encoded by the coding sequence ATGTACGCTTCCTTAGCAGCGCTTCTCGGCCAGGGCGGCGCGCCCGCCGCGGAAGGTGCGGCTCACTTCGAGCCGTTCTTCCCTGGGATGATCATCCTTCTCCCGCTTCTCGGCTTCGTGCTGAATGGCCTCCTGGCCATCCGTCACGGAATGGCTTCGGCCGTCGCAGTGCGCGCAGGGGCAGAGCTCGACCTCGACGAAGGTGGACGCCCCGCGACGCACACGCTCCCGAGCCTCATCGGCCCGGGGGTCATGCTTCTCGCGTTCATCCTCACGCTGGTGAACTTCATCCGCATGCTTGGGGCGCACCTCGAGGAGCCGGTGGTCATCAGCTACTGGACCTGGATGTCCACGGGCACGTTTGCTGTGGATGCCGCGATCCAGCTCGACCAGCTCTCCATGATCATGATGATGGTCGTGACGGGGGTCGGCTTCTTGATCCACGTGTTCAGCGTCGGCTATATGAAGGAAGACGCTGGGTATCCGCGTTACTTCGCTTATCTGAACTTGTTCGTCTTCTTCATGCTCACCCTAGTCATGGGCGCGAGCTACCCGCTGATGTTCGTCGGCTGGGAAGGCGTGGGGCTCTGTTCGTATCTGTTGATCGGATTCTGGTTCGCCGATCGAGAGAAGTCGGACGCGGGTAAGAAGGCCTTCATCGTCAACCGTATCGGTGATGTCGGCTTCCTGGTCGCGATGTTCCTGCTCTACAAGACGTTCGGAACGCTCGACTTCGTACCGCTCTTCCACGATGCCGAGACGCTGGTGTACGGCGGCGGACTGGTGACAGCGATCACGCTGTTCTTCTTCCTCGGTGCCGCAGGGAAGAGCGCGCAGATGCCGCTCTACGTCTGGCTTCCGGACGCGATGGCGGGCCCGACGCCTGTTTCTGCGCTCATCCATGCTGCGACGATGGTCACGGCGGGTGTGTATTTGGTTGCTCGGTCCTCGGTCTACTTCGCCTTGTCACCCGTTGCGAGCGCGACCGTGGCAGGTGTGGGTGTGCTCACCGCGCTCTTTGCCGCGACGATTGCGCTCAAGCAGAACGACATCAAGAAGGTCCTTGCCTACTCCACAATCTCCCAGCTCGGCTACATGTTCGTCGGGGTCGGGGTCGGTGCTTACGCCGCTGGTGTCTTCCACTTGATGACGCACGCCTTCTTTAAGGCTCTGCTCTTCATGGGTGCCGGGGCAGTGATTCACTCGATGCACAAGGCGTATCACACCACGCACAATCATGAGGACGCGCAGGACATGCGGAACATGGGCGGCTTGAAAAAGCATATGCCCATCACGTGGATCACGATGTGGGTCGCCACGCTCGCGATCGCGGGGATCTGGCCTTTCGCTGGCTTCTTCTCGAAAGATGAGATCATCTGGCAGATCGGGGCCTTCGGCGGAGCTGCCAATGCTCCCTACCCGGCGCTCTATACGGTCTACTGGATCATCGCCTTAGCCGCAGCCATGCTCACCGCGTTCTACATGACGCGCATGATGGTCATGACGTTCCACGGTACGAATCGCACGGGAGAGGAAGAGGTCAAGAACCTCCACGAAGCCCCGGTCGTTATGTGGGTGCCGCTGGCGATTCTCGCGGTGCTGTCGCTGGTGGGTGGTTGGATCAACGTTCCACCTGCGATTCGGGAGTCCTTCTTAGGCCTCGGGCCGCTCACGAGCGAGTGGCTGCACCACTGGCTTGAGCCGATCACCGCTCAGGCTATGCATATCCAAGAGGCCAACCTAGGCGAGCTGTCCCATTCGGCACCGTTTGGTGGTGGCGAAGTCATGTGGGCCATCATCTCGACCGTGCTCGCCATGACAGTCGTGTTCGCGTCTGTGCGGTTCGTGGGCGGACAGAAGGTTGTGCCGGCCAAGGACTCACCGGAGCCGGCCGGCTTCTCGAAGGTTCTGCTCAACAAGTACTACGTGGACGAGTTCTACGACCGGTTCATCGTTCAGCCGATCATCCGCATGTCGCGGTTCTGCTGGAGGGTCATCGATGCTGGGATTATCGACGGCATCGTCAACGGGGTCGGGTGGACCGCCCGGGGCACAGGCTTCGTAGCCAGCATGCTCCAGACCGGTACGGTGAACACCTACGCATTCATTCTCACCGTCGGCGTCTTAGTCATCCTCGGAGTCTCGATCTTCTAA
- a CDS encoding NADH-quinone oxidoreductase subunit M yields the protein MLESIGYTGWILHALIWLPMLGVGLVMWAEEERAKQIAFWWSLGVMVLSFGLWWSFDPGQGAMQMETSIPWIASWGVSYSLGVDGISLFMVMLTTFSTSIAILGSFNYIKERQRAFYALMLLLEAGVVGVFCATDVFLFYVFFELTLVPMYFIVGVWGGERRIYAAIKFFLYTALGSLLMLVAIMYLFFKAKTLLGFPTFAYADLLQVPLTGTEQFWLFSAFALAFSVKVPVFPFHTWLPDAHVEAPTPGSVILAAVLLKMGTYGFLRFLLPLFPVAAQHPTVVSTMLVLGVIGILYTAWVAAVQPDAKKLVAYTSVAHMGFVVLGIFALTVNGLQGGLVVMISHGISTGALFLLLGMLYERRHTRKIEDYGGIARVAPLLTSAFVLTALASIGLPGTSGFIGEFLALLGTFETHPIIAVVASLGVIFAAYYMLPMVQTMFFNKLDKPENREIQDLSRREMVILAPLCALMIVIGWNPTPILERMEPSVRVVLERVEAAAPAGQASVETEDGLQVVIFPTADVPAGDSESNDDAVGDDNVTDDN from the coding sequence ATGCTCGAATCGATCGGCTACACAGGCTGGATTCTCCACGCCCTCATTTGGCTTCCCATGCTGGGTGTCGGCTTGGTGATGTGGGCCGAAGAAGAGCGGGCGAAGCAGATCGCGTTCTGGTGGTCTCTGGGCGTAATGGTCCTCAGTTTCGGTCTCTGGTGGTCGTTTGACCCCGGCCAGGGTGCCATGCAGATGGAGACCAGTATCCCGTGGATCGCATCGTGGGGGGTGAGTTATTCCCTCGGTGTCGACGGGATTAGCCTCTTCATGGTGATGCTGACGACCTTCAGTACGTCGATCGCCATCCTCGGATCGTTCAATTACATCAAGGAGCGACAGCGGGCCTTCTACGCGCTGATGCTCCTTCTTGAGGCAGGTGTTGTCGGCGTCTTCTGCGCCACGGACGTCTTCCTCTTCTACGTCTTCTTCGAGCTCACACTGGTCCCGATGTACTTCATCGTGGGCGTGTGGGGCGGGGAACGTCGCATTTATGCGGCCATCAAGTTCTTTCTTTACACGGCGTTAGGATCGCTGCTGATGCTCGTGGCGATCATGTACCTGTTCTTCAAGGCCAAGACGCTTCTAGGCTTCCCGACGTTCGCGTACGCTGATCTGCTTCAGGTACCGCTGACTGGGACGGAGCAATTCTGGCTCTTCAGTGCGTTCGCCCTCGCGTTCAGCGTGAAGGTTCCGGTATTCCCATTCCACACCTGGCTTCCAGACGCACACGTGGAAGCACCGACACCGGGTTCGGTTATCCTGGCCGCGGTCCTGCTTAAGATGGGCACCTACGGCTTCTTGAGATTCTTGCTGCCGCTCTTTCCGGTCGCCGCGCAACACCCGACGGTCGTCTCGACGATGTTGGTGCTGGGTGTCATCGGTATTTTGTATACCGCCTGGGTCGCTGCGGTGCAGCCAGACGCTAAGAAGCTGGTCGCCTACACATCGGTGGCGCACATGGGCTTTGTGGTGCTTGGGATCTTTGCGCTCACCGTGAACGGACTTCAGGGCGGCTTGGTCGTCATGATCTCCCATGGGATCAGCACAGGAGCGCTCTTCCTCCTGCTCGGCATGCTCTATGAGCGCCGGCACACGAGGAAGATCGAAGACTACGGTGGGATCGCTCGCGTGGCACCCCTTCTGACGAGCGCGTTTGTGCTCACAGCATTGGCTTCGATTGGACTGCCTGGTACCAGTGGCTTTATCGGTGAATTCTTGGCGCTTCTCGGCACCTTCGAGACACACCCCATCATCGCGGTTGTGGCTTCTCTCGGTGTGATCTTTGCCGCGTACTACATGTTGCCGATGGTCCAGACGATGTTCTTCAATAAGCTCGACAAGCCTGAGAACCGTGAGATTCAAGACCTCTCGCGCCGAGAAATGGTGATCCTCGCGCCTCTATGCGCTTTGATGATCGTGATCGGGTGGAACCCCACTCCGATTCTTGAGCGAATGGAACCGAGTGTTCGGGTGGTCCTCGAGCGTGTAGAGGCCGCCGCACCGGCAGGGCAGGCGTCGGTCGAGACCGAGGACGGCCTCCAAGTTGTGATCTTCCCGACGGCCGATGTGCCGGCGGGTGACTCCGAATCGAACGATGACGCCGTGGGTGACGACAACGTCACCGACGACAACTAA
- a CDS encoding NADH-quinone oxidoreductase subunit N — MELDFSRQLHFVWALLPEIVLCVWGMIVLIAGVSGKNKEGSDAPTGDPSFGPRADLGWFTLIGILAASAANGWLYGVTEVGNTSMIAVDGFRLFANWIFLLAAALTVLISFAYIYRQKLQAGEFYALILFATAGMMFMAGARDLIVIFLGLEVMSIAVYALTAFNRRDRKSAEAGLKYFLLGAFSTGFFLYGIALTYGVTGSTNIAAIGDSVASGAATPGLLVLAVALLMVGFAFKVSAVPFHMWTPDVYEGAPAPVTAWMSAAVKAAAFVVFLRVFLVGFDAAYDSWFPIMWWLAAITMVAANLIALVQTNVKRMLAYSSIAHGGYLLVAMTAANENAAAGMLFYLLVYTLMNMGAFAIVISVAHQGEERLYIDDYAGFGWSQPAMGVFLTIFLLSLAGFPGTGGFMGKIFLLQGAADAQLWVLMVILVMTTIASYWYYLRVAWVMWMKKSAAADQHSMVIQPLPMRLALIICVGLILYTGIFPSAALDFARASVQGLGALGGGMLGMAP; from the coding sequence ATGGAACTCGACTTCAGCCGGCAGCTCCACTTCGTATGGGCGCTCCTTCCCGAGATCGTACTGTGCGTTTGGGGGATGATCGTCCTCATCGCGGGGGTCTCGGGCAAAAATAAAGAAGGCTCCGACGCTCCGACCGGTGACCCGAGTTTCGGTCCGAGGGCGGACCTGGGGTGGTTTACCCTGATCGGAATCTTGGCGGCATCAGCCGCGAACGGTTGGCTCTACGGAGTCACCGAGGTCGGGAACACGTCGATGATCGCGGTCGATGGATTTCGCCTGTTCGCGAACTGGATCTTCCTGCTCGCGGCAGCCCTCACGGTGCTCATTTCCTTCGCATACATCTATCGGCAGAAGCTTCAGGCCGGAGAGTTCTATGCGCTGATCCTGTTCGCTACCGCGGGCATGATGTTCATGGCGGGCGCGCGCGACCTTATCGTGATTTTCCTCGGACTCGAGGTGATGTCGATCGCGGTGTACGCCTTAACGGCGTTCAACCGCCGGGACCGGAAGTCGGCTGAGGCCGGACTGAAGTACTTCCTTCTTGGTGCCTTCTCGACGGGGTTCTTCCTCTACGGGATCGCTCTGACGTATGGCGTAACTGGGAGCACGAATATCGCCGCCATTGGGGACAGCGTCGCGAGTGGGGCGGCGACGCCCGGACTCCTCGTACTCGCTGTCGCTCTCCTCATGGTCGGCTTCGCATTCAAGGTATCTGCGGTGCCCTTCCACATGTGGACGCCTGACGTCTACGAGGGCGCCCCGGCTCCTGTCACCGCATGGATGTCTGCGGCTGTGAAAGCTGCAGCGTTCGTTGTTTTCCTTCGCGTTTTCCTAGTCGGCTTCGATGCTGCCTACGATTCGTGGTTTCCAATCATGTGGTGGCTTGCCGCGATCACCATGGTTGCCGCCAATCTGATTGCGCTCGTCCAGACGAATGTGAAAAGGATGCTCGCCTATTCGAGCATCGCACACGGTGGATACCTGCTCGTCGCGATGACCGCCGCAAATGAGAACGCTGCGGCCGGAATGTTGTTCTACTTGCTCGTGTATACGCTCATGAACATGGGCGCGTTTGCCATCGTGATCAGCGTGGCACACCAGGGGGAAGAACGGCTCTACATCGACGATTATGCGGGCTTCGGTTGGTCGCAGCCGGCGATGGGCGTCTTCCTCACGATCTTCTTGCTCTCGCTGGCGGGTTTCCCAGGAACCGGTGGGTTCATGGGTAAGATCTTCCTGCTGCAGGGGGCGGCGGACGCCCAACTCTGGGTCCTGATGGTCATCCTCGTGATGACCACGATCGCCTCGTACTGGTATTATCTCCGGGTGGCATGGGTGATGTGGATGAAGAAATCCGCGGCTGCCGACCAGCACTCGATGGTCATTCAGCCGCTTCCCATGCGGTTGGCGCTGATCATCTGCGTCGGGCTGATTCTCTACACAGGGATCTTCCCAAGCGCCGCTCTGGACTTCGCTCGTGCCAGTGTGCAAGGACTGGGTGCGCTCGGGGGTGGTATGCTCGGGATGGCGCCCTAG
- a CDS encoding phosphomannomutase/phosphoglucomutase, producing the protein MPLAEHIFREYDIRGIVGEDLDADVAEGVGRAFGSHVRAETGLSSPRVAVGHDNRLTSPDLANGLMAGVRAAGVDVLDVGTVPSPTLYWSEHTFETDAAVQITGSHNPPEWNGIKMTLGKGSLYGGTIQELKRRIIESDFESGAGGMERVEVLDRYIADVARRFELARPMKVAVDSGNGTGSLVAEKLLTAIGADVTPLFCDSDPTFPNHHPDPTVDKNLEDLIEAVRDTPHDLGVAFDGDADRIGAVDENGAIIRGDILLLLYGLDILKRRGPGQKLVFDVKCSQALSEVFAAAGGEPIMWQTGHSLIKKKMKESGALIAGELSGHIMIADDYMGFDDAPYNACRLLELVSRSERPLSEMVADFPVYVSTAEIRINVTEEQKWAVVADAVAHFKSKYDAIDVDGVRVLFGDGWALLRASNTQPVIVARFEARTQERLAEIRGEVAEWLTAAGVPFQ; encoded by the coding sequence ATGCCCCTCGCTGAACACATTTTTCGTGAGTACGACATCCGTGGAATCGTCGGAGAAGATCTCGACGCAGATGTAGCGGAGGGCGTAGGAAGGGCCTTCGGGTCTCACGTTCGTGCGGAGACGGGCCTCAGTTCGCCCCGGGTTGCCGTCGGGCACGACAACAGACTTACATCTCCCGATCTAGCGAACGGCCTGATGGCTGGCGTCCGCGCCGCCGGGGTCGACGTCCTCGACGTCGGCACAGTGCCTTCCCCCACGCTCTATTGGTCGGAACACACGTTTGAGACCGATGCAGCGGTTCAGATCACCGGCTCGCACAATCCGCCGGAGTGGAATGGCATCAAGATGACGCTCGGGAAGGGTTCTCTGTATGGTGGAACGATCCAAGAGTTGAAGCGCCGCATTATCGAATCGGATTTCGAATCCGGTGCGGGGGGCATGGAGCGGGTCGAAGTGCTCGATCGGTACATCGCGGACGTGGCACGCCGCTTCGAGTTGGCGAGACCAATGAAGGTCGCGGTCGATAGCGGGAATGGGACCGGCTCCCTAGTGGCCGAGAAGCTGCTCACTGCGATTGGAGCTGACGTTACGCCTCTCTTCTGTGACTCGGATCCGACGTTTCCGAATCATCATCCTGATCCGACTGTAGATAAGAACCTCGAAGACCTCATTGAGGCCGTGCGAGACACGCCACATGACCTCGGCGTGGCCTTTGACGGGGACGCGGACCGGATTGGGGCCGTGGACGAAAACGGTGCCATCATACGCGGAGATATTCTCCTGCTCCTGTATGGTCTCGACATCCTTAAGCGGCGTGGCCCCGGACAGAAGCTCGTATTCGACGTGAAGTGCAGTCAGGCACTATCCGAGGTCTTCGCAGCAGCCGGCGGTGAGCCGATCATGTGGCAGACAGGCCACTCACTGATCAAGAAGAAGATGAAGGAATCTGGAGCTCTCATCGCGGGTGAGTTGTCCGGTCACATCATGATTGCCGACGACTACATGGGCTTTGATGATGCCCCGTATAACGCATGCCGCCTGCTCGAATTGGTGAGTCGCTCCGAGCGTCCACTGTCAGAGATGGTCGCGGACTTCCCGGTGTATGTATCGACCGCTGAGATCCGTATCAATGTCACGGAGGAACAGAAGTGGGCCGTGGTGGCAGATGCCGTGGCGCATTTCAAGTCCAAATACGACGCGATCGATGTTGATGGCGTGCGGGTCCTCTTCGGTGATGGCTGGGCGCTCTTGCGTGCATCCAACACCCAGCCCGTGATCGTCGCGCGTTTTGAGGCGCGCACCCAAGAACGACTCGCCGAAATCCGTGGCGAGGTCGCCGAGTGGCTCACCGCCGCTGGCGTACCCTTCCAATAG